From Neobacillus sp. PS2-9, the proteins below share one genomic window:
- a CDS encoding aldolase catalytic domain-containing protein produces MEQHSKILDCTIRDGGLVNNWDFSVEFVQDLYNGLSEAGVEYMEIGYKNSPKLLKATEPNPWRFLDDNFLKEIIPVKKFTKLSALVDIGRVDPNDILPREHSVLDMIRVACYIREVDKGLELVQMFHDLGYETSLNIMALSSVPEQQLIKAFELVKESPVDVVYIVDSFGSLDPTDIEHQVKKFKAMVPNKQLGIHTHNNMQLAFANTLTAIRNGVTFLDSSVYGMGRAAGNCNTELLVSYIQKSSYEIKPVLGVIEKHMLEMRQKWEWGYIIPYMISGVLNEHPRVAMAYRDSTDRDKFVDFYDKVTSPEVSVATATK; encoded by the coding sequence ATGGAACAACATTCCAAAATTTTAGACTGTACTATTCGTGACGGAGGCTTAGTTAACAATTGGGATTTTAGCGTTGAATTTGTTCAAGACTTGTATAATGGTTTAAGTGAAGCGGGAGTGGAATACATGGAGATTGGCTACAAGAATTCTCCTAAGCTTCTTAAAGCAACTGAACCCAATCCATGGAGATTTCTTGATGATAACTTTCTCAAAGAAATTATTCCTGTGAAAAAGTTCACGAAGCTATCAGCTCTTGTCGATATTGGGCGGGTTGATCCCAATGACATACTACCCCGTGAGCATAGTGTTTTAGACATGATTCGAGTTGCTTGCTATATTCGAGAAGTAGATAAGGGCTTAGAGCTTGTACAAATGTTTCATGATTTGGGATATGAAACTTCACTAAACATTATGGCTTTATCAAGTGTCCCCGAGCAACAGCTTATTAAAGCGTTTGAATTGGTGAAGGAAAGTCCTGTTGATGTAGTATATATCGTTGATTCTTTTGGAAGCTTGGACCCCACTGATATTGAGCACCAAGTAAAAAAGTTTAAAGCGATGGTACCTAACAAGCAACTTGGAATTCATACACATAACAACATGCAGTTAGCGTTCGCTAATACATTAACTGCAATCCGAAATGGGGTTACCTTTCTTGATTCTTCTGTTTATGGCATGGGGCGTGCGGCTGGTAACTGTAACACTGAGCTGCTCGTTAGTTACATCCAGAAATCAAGCTATGAGATTAAACCTGTTCTTGGCGTAATTGAAAAGCACATGCTTGAAATGCGTCAAAAGTGGGAATGGGGCTATATCATTCCTTATATGATTTCTGGTGTACTTAATGAACATCCACGTGTCGCCATGGCTTATCGTGATAGTACCGATCGTGATAAGTTTGTAGATTTTTATGACAAAGTGACATCGCCCGAAGTATCTGTGGCAACAGCTACGAAATAG
- the purU gene encoding formyltetrahydrofolate deformylase: protein MNSYIKNQIELFQEKNKNRGCLLVSCPDQPGIVSAISKFLFSYNANIIESSQYSTNPEGGTFFIRIEFECPGLKEKAKEIEKQFAEIVDKFSMKWNFTHVYHVKKAAIFVSKELHCLLELLWEWQSGDLMTDIALVISNHENAREVVEGLNIPFYYVPANKEIRGQAEERQLQLLREYEIDFVVLARYMQILSPKFVEGNPNKIINIHHSFLPAFVGARPYERAFNRGVKLIGATSHYVTNDLDEGPIIEQDISRVDHHDNVESLKKIGRKIERSVLARAVKWHIEDRIIVHQNKTIVF from the coding sequence ATGAACTCCTATATTAAAAATCAAATCGAATTATTTCAAGAAAAGAATAAGAATCGTGGATGTCTATTAGTTAGTTGCCCCGATCAACCAGGTATTGTTTCAGCCATATCAAAATTCTTGTTTTCATATAATGCAAATATTATTGAATCAAGTCAATATTCAACCAATCCTGAGGGAGGAACATTTTTCATTCGTATTGAATTTGAATGCCCGGGTCTAAAGGAAAAAGCGAAAGAAATTGAAAAACAGTTTGCAGAAATTGTTGATAAGTTCTCAATGAAATGGAATTTTACCCATGTATATCATGTGAAAAAAGCTGCAATCTTTGTATCAAAAGAACTGCATTGTTTGCTTGAGCTTTTATGGGAATGGCAAAGTGGAGATTTGATGACTGACATCGCACTTGTCATAAGCAATCATGAAAACGCAAGAGAGGTTGTCGAAGGGTTAAATATACCGTTTTATTATGTTCCAGCAAATAAAGAGATTCGCGGACAAGCCGAAGAAAGACAACTTCAACTATTAAGAGAGTATGAGATTGATTTCGTTGTATTAGCACGTTATATGCAGATCTTATCACCGAAGTTTGTTGAGGGAAATCCAAATAAAATTATTAATATTCACCATTCATTTTTACCAGCCTTTGTTGGTGCTAGGCCCTATGAAAGAGCATTTAATCGCGGTGTAAAATTAATAGGAGCGACCTCTCATTATGTTACCAATGACCTTGATGAAGGACCGATTATTGAACAGGATATTAGTCGTGTCGATCACCATGATAATGTTGAAAGCCTTAAAAAAATTGGTAGGAAAATTGAAAGAAGCGTGTTGGCTAGAGCGGTAAAATGGCATATAGAAGACCGTATTATTGTTCATCAAAATAAAACGATCGTTTTCTAA
- a CDS encoding cysteine hydrolase family protein, translating into MQNFLKPPALLVLDVQVGFDDPYWGKRNNLQAEDNILRLLTEWRKKKWPVIYSQHLSLLSYSPLNYKNKDGTEFKASIRPIAGEMVFQKNVNSAFIGTQLETYLHGQQIKSVVITGLSTQHCVSTTTRMSANLGFDTYMIEDAIAAFEITDHKGVKHSADEIHKIELATLNKEFATILTTDEFITQLLNKAQD; encoded by the coding sequence ATGCAAAACTTTTTAAAACCACCAGCACTATTAGTTCTGGATGTTCAAGTGGGTTTTGATGATCCATATTGGGGGAAACGCAATAATTTGCAGGCGGAGGACAATATCCTAAGGTTGCTAACAGAATGGCGGAAGAAGAAATGGCCGGTTATCTATTCACAACATTTATCCCTGTTGTCCTACTCACCACTTAACTATAAGAATAAGGATGGAACGGAGTTTAAAGCGAGTATTCGACCAATAGCAGGAGAAATGGTTTTTCAAAAAAACGTTAATAGTGCATTTATCGGAACACAACTGGAAACCTATTTACATGGTCAACAAATCAAATCGGTTGTGATTACAGGTCTTTCTACACAACATTGTGTTTCAACTACTACTCGAATGAGTGCGAACTTAGGATTCGATACTTACATGATTGAAGACGCCATTGCTGCATTTGAAATTACAGATCACAAAGGGGTTAAGCATTCCGCTGATGAAATACACAAAATAGAATTAGCTACGCTAAATAAAGAGTTTGCTACTATATTAACTACCGATGAATTTATTACACAGCTATTAAATAAAGCGCAAGATTGA
- a CDS encoding YqcI/YcgG family protein: MSKLFKDAPASRNQLQQWKKTVLGKFQEKIKDKERLFPCIPATIGYSTNQLRYGFVGDPRRSATTDEVALLLSDYTKSSKEFGDFTSLIIFYETPNDLKETYTVEMFEQLFWEQLSGLSDIDDMEWPNQIPYDPHNPIWEFCFNGEQYFMYCATPSHMNRRSRHFDFFMLAITPRWVLRNFNKNVAFAKNIKSQVRKRLETYDSIDIHPDLNSYGLEDNFEWRQYFLRDDDSSLSKCPFHQFIEKE, from the coding sequence ATAAGCAAACTATTCAAAGATGCCCCCGCATCACGAAACCAACTCCAACAATGGAAAAAAACTGTATTAGGGAAATTCCAAGAGAAAATAAAAGATAAAGAACGACTATTTCCATGTATACCTGCCACCATTGGCTATTCAACAAACCAATTACGATATGGGTTTGTCGGTGACCCAAGGCGTTCAGCTACGACTGATGAGGTTGCATTGTTATTAAGCGACTACACGAAGTCATCTAAAGAGTTTGGTGATTTTACATCTCTAATCATTTTTTATGAGACTCCGAACGATTTAAAGGAAACATATACTGTTGAAATGTTTGAACAATTATTTTGGGAACAATTGAGTGGCTTAAGTGACATAGATGATATGGAATGGCCTAATCAAATTCCGTATGACCCGCATAATCCTATTTGGGAGTTCTGTTTTAACGGAGAACAGTATTTTATGTATTGCGCGACACCTTCCCATATGAATAGAAGAAGCAGACATTTTGATTTTTTCATGTTAGCCATCACACCTAGATGGGTATTAAGGAATTTTAATAAGAACGTGGCTTTTGCAAAAAATATTAAATCACAGGTTCGAAAAAGACTGGAAACCTATGATTCTATCGATATTCATCCTGATTTAAATAGCTATGGTCTGGAAGACAATTTTGAGTGGAGACAATATTTTTTACGAGATGATGACTCCTCTTTATCAAAATGTCCTTTTCATCAATTTATAGAAAAAGAATAG
- a CDS encoding methyltransferase domain-containing protein, whose protein sequence is MNSRMKWNSKHKERLDQQRLPEPNPRIKNLSAYLTGGRALDLACGLGGNSIFLAQLNYEVEAIDISEVAIRYIQEQVTRDNLTIHPKVCDLTELNNQHWRNQTFDLVVITYFLDRSLFPFVKNLVKEEGYFFMETFYQSPQNENQGVSNQYKLQPKELLTEFSDWKVLVFEENEQEGRQVIFCQKP, encoded by the coding sequence ATGAATTCAAGGATGAAATGGAACTCAAAACATAAAGAGCGCCTGGATCAACAGAGGCTACCTGAACCAAATCCTAGAATAAAGAATCTATCTGCCTATTTAACTGGTGGTAGGGCCCTTGATCTTGCTTGTGGTCTAGGGGGTAATAGTATTTTTCTTGCACAATTGAACTATGAGGTCGAAGCGATTGATATTTCGGAAGTCGCTATCCGTTATATTCAAGAACAGGTTACAAGAGATAATCTCACAATCCACCCAAAAGTTTGTGACCTTACGGAATTAAACAATCAACATTGGCGTAACCAAACTTTTGATTTAGTAGTCATTACATATTTCCTTGATCGCTCATTATTTCCCTTTGTTAAGAACCTCGTAAAAGAGGAAGGTTATTTTTTTATGGAAACCTTCTACCAGTCCCCGCAGAACGAGAATCAGGGAGTGTCGAATCAGTATAAGCTGCAGCCTAAAGAGTTGTTAACTGAATTTAGCGATTGGAAAGTACTGGTTTTTGAAGAAAATGAACAAGAAGGTAGGCAAGTTATATTTTGTCAGAAACCGTAG